The Silene latifolia isolate original U9 population chromosome 4, ASM4854445v1, whole genome shotgun sequence region CTCCGaggtcggctctgataccactgatatgggacaaaggagaacccaccccaaaagctagCTCAAAGGGTGGTAGAGCCCTTGTCCTATATAAATCCCACATCAACCCCCTATTTGATCGATGTGGGACTCATGTCCCATACCATGCAATGGCACAGTCCTGTAACAGAGACCATCTCACATGTCGGACCAACTCATAAACATTATAATTACATCCTGAATACATAACAATTTGGGTTGGTCTCATTTGTCAGATGCATTGCTTAGATCAATAAAATGACGCTTTGCGACCGAACACATCCCATCTCCATGGAGAAAACATACCCCTTTTAACTCACCTAAGTTGCATCAAGTAGACAACTTTATTCTATTTCTACTCATTGATCTTCACATTCATACTAATTTTCATCATCACAAAAATACCCTAAAATTATATGAATATCCAATCATTACCACCTACACTTATACTTCAATAAATGAAAAAACACACCCAACCATAAAAATTTATAATCTTTAACCTCTAAACGGCCTTATACAAGTACATTGTAAAACGGGTTTGTTGTAACCAATTTTCCACTAATACAGATCATGATTTATTAGTGGTTGGATCTGTCTTCCACAACATCTGTGTATAACCGCCTTACATAAGACTAAGACTAACTACGGAGAAGTACTATTTTACGGTATGCGTCTATGCGATCATAATTAACAGCATAAACACTAAAAATCGGCAAAATTAATCACAAAAATCCCAATATAATCCACCAAACATCACAAATCAACACATAAAGTGGAAAAAAACGCAATACAATAAATCAACATACAAAAATTGCAAAAACGACGACAAAAATTACAAAAGAGATGATTATAGAGATCACAATAACGAACCAGGATGAATTTCTCAGTCTTAATTGTGTGAAATGAATCTGGAATTAAGAATTGAAGGTAAAATGTGGATGTTAATTAATCTGAAAATTGTGAGAATTTCGAACAAATTGATTTGTAAATACGAAGTGCGGAGTATATTTTTTGGGCGAAATGAAAGACAGAGAGAAGCCCACGGGTTTGGGTTTTAGAAGGTTTCATGGTCAATTTATGTAGCTTAGGAGTTGGGAATTAGGATCTATCGTGAAACCGTCTCGCACGAGAATTTAAGGAACGGAAATTCTTTttagtattttttttattttatttgaagaTTTTGAAAAATGTGTATCGAGATGAGAGCTACTTAATGGAGTTAATTTGTTAATGTAATAAACTGAAATAATATAACATAATTATAATTAATTTGCAAAAAAAATAGTAATCATATGTCATACGCATTATATTTTACGGGTTTATCTTTATAATATCACACTTCAATTAACTAAATACGTTATATGTATAGTAATTACCTTTTCTCATTTGATTATATCAAGAATCTCGTATCAAAAACAATATCAGTTATCCTTCTGATTGAGATTAGATGGCAGGTTTTGTTATATATGATATTTTTGGTTTATATTATTTTGCAAACTATTTATTGGAATATTAAACAAAACTTGTACATTAAATAATAATCCGTCTAAAATACTTAATGGTTTGTCTTTACAAATTAAATGCCATAAGTTCAAGCCAGGTAAGATTACTAGGGCGGTAATTATTTCGAAGGCTGGAACCCAAAACCTCTGTTTAAGTTAGAACAAGCCCTTATTAGTTGATTTAAGTGCTCATGACTCATGAAAGTATTCAAAGCTTATATGTATATAACCATCATAAAATGTCATACTCAGGGGCGGATCTAACAATTATTTACTAGGGCTATAGCCCTagaaaaaattacaaataaaatctAGTGCTCATTTTATACATAAATAGAGTGTAGTACACTTGGTTGTTGTGTTGGTTATTTACCAAGAATATCCAGGTTCGATTACCATTAAAGAGGGTTTTGGTGGATTTTCTCATTTTTCAACACCAGTCATTTAATGCCATTTGAAAGCTTTCCTTATTTTCAATATCTATTTTTCACcaaaattatttatttatcttataaAACTCTAATTTTATGGGACAATCTCTCATGAATCACAAATTCTAGAATAAGActcaatttttataaaaaaattgttCATTTAGTGCTAATAAATGAGTTGTCTTTTTATATAATGGGTTTGTCTTACagtgtgagaccgtctcacacaagAATTACAGCTCATGGTATATTATCGTGGTACAACATATGCTCTGTAGCGAATCGGTAATGTTCTATCTATGGGGTTGCAAACAAGTATTAAGGCAATTTTTGCGTAAAAtgcataaattttattttatttaacttataAGTTggacaaaatacacaaaaacttcTACATTTCGAGTGTCCTAGAGGTCGAAACTCATACTTGTTTTCCTTAACCAAtacatttcaaactttcaattgCTTATAAATCTAGCCCTAGATGGAATTCATTCCTGGTTCCGCCACTGGTCATACTCTAATAAAACCATACTTCCTTCATCtggtcatttatttatctttgattttgGCAAAAGACCATGTAAAGAACATCAATGACATTAATAATTTCGGAGTAACGTTTCACCCTCTCTTTTTAGATTAACCTACTATCTACCTAAATAACCTAATTGCTAATGATGGTGTCAAATTGTTATAAATGAACATTCCAAAACAAGTAGTACAAGTTAGATTGATTATTGATGCGGTCCAACAAAATGGGCCGTGGACATGAATGACAGGAGCCCACGGGTACGAAATACGGCCCAACAACGGACATATTATATGGCACTAGCACATGTGCATCATGTGATGCTACGAATAATGGGGCTAAAATCAGATCCAGAGTACAAAAATGAGGTAACTTTGACAATCGTCTCAAGTCATCTCAAGTTGTCGGGGTTGTTTTACATTCACCCACAACATTAAATTAACACAAATTATTGTACAGGTGGACTTAGTCTAGTAAGTAGATCATACATCCGATGTAATACCACCAATTTTATAATTTCTGAGCATTATATTaaagtttttgaattttgttttaaaattatgagttttacaatAAAGTTTCCGAGTTCATTTATTTAAACattaaactaaaaaaaattacaacaaaACCCAAAAACATTACTTATAAGTCTAGTTAAACTTGATTTTTGACGGAAacaaaattaaaatctaacttataaaatataataaactcagaaaaaatacacaaaTACTTAAAAACAAGTAAAGTTTTAGGTCATAAGCTCagaaaaatacacatatgctcaaaaacaaataaatctgaggtattacatccgatgtatgttcatTTTTTCTCGATTTAGTCTTATTAAGCAGAGCGACATACATGTACATGTACAAACTAGGTTGCACAGACACTCCTCCTAATCGCGTTCCGTGTCGgacaccgtgtcggacacgacactcgtcggacacacgtcaaaacgtgccGGACACTAAAGTAAaagtgtctaactttcatcttttatttgggcacgtgtccgacacttgtccatggtattttgagccgtgtccatggtatttggacacacctccaaacggaatcaagttgaatttaaggtaaatggcgaaaattgttatatggttgaatttggtggggaaataagctgaattggagacaaatgatgttctttagactagtaatgaaatgtcgaaatagattgattataagttggttttggtattggaaatgagaatgagttataattaacgtaaattttagtttcacttatttaaatttaatattaaatactttttcaaaaataaaatcacacatatataactataaaatatatattttattaaatttaaatgacgtgtcccgtgtcctaaatttcatgggatgacgtgtcacgtgtccgtgtcgtgtcagtgtccgtgtctgtgtccgttttggtgcaaccTAGATGTACAGAGTATCATATACATGAGTTATATTATATTCTAACAAGTAACACGTTGTATTTTATGATAACGACGACGAGTTTGTTTACTTTTTCGATATAAGCTATCTGAGCAAGTAGAATCAGAAGATCGGTTTAATATATCTCTCATAAGTTTAATAACTTTCTATATTCCATGATTAAAAATACACGAGACCTCGTTAAACTAGAATAACTCTCCATTTTACGCGCTTAAGAACATGGTGATATACTCTTTACTCGAAGTATAAATATAAGTCGATTGAAAAGGTAAAATGTATTGCAAATTCAATAGTTTAAATGgctcaaatacaataataggATAGCCTAATAAATGTGGCTCAAAACTTATACAACAATCACAGAAAAATGTATAGCAATCTTACAAAGGAACAatcacacacacatatatatataatatatatagtGAATTCTTTTATACTTGTATCTAATCCTAgcaatttcacaataaaatgttTAGAAAATGGCCAAAATTGAAGAACAGGAGACAATAAAGGCGAGAACGCCAAGGGACGATTTCACAGTGCTTCCATCGGACGCACTCCCCGCAGTCCCTGGTACCGTCTTCGATCCTGACCCTGcacgataaaaaaaaaaaaagcattagTAAACCCGGCGGAAAAGACTGAAAGACAAATACCGGATTCAAATGACCTGAAATGAACTAACTTGAAATAAAACCATATTTAAAATGATCTGACTCGAATAACCCGTTTACTTAGGTTTATTCCAAGTCATTATTTTCGAAAGCAatcaggaaaaaaaaagaaaaagaaaaactcaAGCATGAAGCATACCAGATGGAAATTCTGCTGATGGGCCATCAGATGTTTCACCTGGAACACCTGCAGGAGAATCTGCAGGAGCAGCAGCAGCACCACTTGTACTTGTAGGCCCATTGCATTTGCTAACAGGTGGAGTTTGAACATTGCATGAAGCAGGAAGCTCGAGGGCACGAGTCTGATTAATCGAAACACCCAAAGACGAAGCAGCACCACTACTCAGGGCAGCACAAAGACACTGAGGTTGCGACTTAACGACATTGGCTAAAGTCGAACAACACGAAGCTGCAGGAGTTGAGGAACTGCCAGTAATGTAAGTAAGACAAGAGGACATGCTAACTAACACACTTGTGCAGCCTGTGGTACTTGATTGAGCTCTAACTTCATTACATTTTAATGAAATTACTAAAATTAAGAAAATTAAGCATAATTGAGATACTTTCGACGACATTTTTGTAAGGTAGATGGGAAATTTTAGTTGCTTGTTTTAGTAAGAAAAATCTTTTAAGGATGTTGTAATTCTTGGTTGAGTGATGGTTTAGGAAAAGAAAAAGTTGATTTTATAGAAATATAATAGCATGAAGTAGGAATATAAATATGTAATGTTGTTATGTATAGGTGGCCTAACTAATTTTTAGTTCAAATGGTTAGTTGAACTTTATAcaattttatgaatttttaatGATTAGCTTGAGTTTAACATATTCAATTTGTATTCTTGTTTGGTGTTTTTTGGTAAGATCAAAATGTTTGTAGCAGTTGAAGTCAATTTATCAAGGATAACCAAATGGTAGTGTCGGATTTGGTAATATATTATTGCTAAAAGTCATGATTCAGAATGAGCTAACACGATTCTTCTTCAACTTTTcattattttataataaaaagttTAAGAAAAATCTCGTACTTAATTAAGTTAATTTGATTTAATTTTAGCGAAAGTAAAACACGTCATATTAATTCAACCTAGAGATGAATGAGCATGGTAAAAGTGCAAAATTTTGAGGTTTCACATAACACAACTAATTCCTATGTCAAATTGAAGTTTATTGGTAAGATCAATCACAATTCAAGAGCATTAGATTCAAGGATAAATACCAGTAGCAGGAATTTGGTAATTCGTTCTCGCTAAAAGTCATAATTCAGAATCAGCTAACACGAATCTTCAATTTTTCCCATGAAAAAGTTTCAAGAAAAATCACGTACTTGATTAAGTTAAAATAGATTTAATTTTAACGAAAGCAAAATCCGTCATACTAATTCAAGCTAGAGACGAATTAACATAACTTCACCCGTGAGTACGTGTCTTGTGATAGTCACTCTCGGTCTCAACTCCCAAGTCCCAATGAAGGAGGAGGGTTGTGTAGGTTTGTGACAGCCAACATAAAAATTCCTGTCACACTTTATGAACATAAATCAAAATTCGCACTTCGTAAACACGAATTAACATGGTAAAAGTGAAAAGTTTTGAAGCATCACCTAACACAActaaatctataaatattattaaaaggctaccctaaaatgtccaattaagtccacgtagacaatgccacgtaggataaaAAAAGCCACGCAGACATTTGAAGCTCGCGTCAGCCGCATAACCCAAATGCCACACACACATTCATACCCAATTACCCCGTCTCTTATCATCACTGTTTCTACCAACAACGACAATGCCCCTTTTTCCGCTCATTTCGTTAACcggcattaatttattattacatggcattaatttaattcatttatctataaattaatttagttcacttatctataatattaaaagatattatctatattcttaaataatttttgtatattaaatactccctccaattttcttttatcttcccctttcttttgggcacaaaaattaagaaaggggaagaaagaaggaataaagtagaataaagtattgtaagttgtgaaatttataggggagagaaaataataaagaatgaataatgaataaagaatagataaagtaatgggaagttgttgattttttaggagagggaaattaataaaaaaatgaatgaaacttaccaaaaaaggaaagaggtaAGATAATCAAACTtatgtgaaaaaggaaagagggaagataataggaaattgaAGGGAGTATATTGTTTTCCTAAATTTATGTAAACCTtagaaatttacatcaaaatttcataatttatagttaatattgacattttaattgaaatttttgtgataaaacatgttaataaaatttataatttataattaaaattgattttttttgtaataaaacatgttaataaattaattaaaactcttcatattacttaccacccaccatttttattaatattttttcttatttaattcatttttttaattaaacatggaaataaattgattaaaactcttcataatacttaacatccaccaaattaattaatttttttcctatttaattaatttttataatataatatgttaataaattgattaaaactctttatattattTAACAGttaacacccataattttcattaacattttttcctatttaattcacctcttgagtttctcGGCAATAAATTAcctaattaaataataccacaaaataaattaaaaataaaattaaaatattggaatttatacttgtataatggctataaaacctataatagtttctatctataaaatcttattaaaagacTAACTTAAAAAATATGACATTGCAAGTTTAATTGTgacgtggtaaaaaaaagtgatatggattacccatttaagaaaattaaaaaatataaggtaaaaatttttaaaaaatataaggtataaacacacaaaaaaaaagaaaaaaaaaattataaaccaTTGATCTACtctcataattttatttatttatttaccttatttatttaaccattatttcctttatttaatgaaatgaccttttaactttcttttcatcattactatatatagtccgtatttatgtaccatatttttttatttttctttcattcataaaattttgagagaatttgtaatataatttttcatatatataactattatattcatcctaattttcaattttattcaaaaaaatagcacctaaagtatacatagaaaagtaaactaattatttcgttttttatttttcttatgttttgtattaatttcttattattttttgtgtgtgtattaatattgcaggagaatgaattttcaattttattcaaaacattGGTAGGTAAGCtatagctaaagaactaaattaattattttgctttttattcttattatgttttgaattaattagaatcttattagttactttttgtgtttatattaatattgcaagagaatgaattttcaactttattcaaaaaattggtaggtaaactatacaatgagaactaaattaattgtttcactttttatttttattatgttttgagttaattagaattttattagttattttttgtgtgagtttgtattaatattataggaggatgacatactcacatatcaataacaatgcacgagattggatgactctttcatttttgtcattttttcttttttctacaatggtgtattagaaatatcgaatggtagcaaaaatctttaataagttgttgacatgttgttgcattattgtccttcactctttcctacactttagtctcctttgtaacatttatgttctatttttattttgtcaaGCAGGTTACAAATCAAATTGTTTAGCCAAATTATTAAAGTACGATGCACatgtcaatttgatcttatcatagtgttataatatgcataaatagtaattagttagaaaccgattcttattctccgtttcattgttttaattccaatgctttcaagcctttaaatcattttttgttttccatcaaatatactattctgtaactcacaatattttctggataaatattttttttgaatgatttgtttATATTTATTTCCTCCTGAATTAGGAAAGGCTAATATTACGTATGAAGTATAATAGTATTGTTTTGAttataatttttgatgaatgatcgaatatgaagaagctatgtttagaatcgtatatgcataaatctctatttattgcgtgattccgagaaatgtgtaattagttttgctcatattatactactaataataattattagagttcacctataaagttttgatccttactttattctcttactttttgtcccaaatctaatcttatatatactacggagtataacattataacacaaaatgtgatattttaaatatatgtaaCCTTTCCTTGGAATTATTTGGATAGTTGTTAAAATTGCTCATATAAAAGTTCACGACCGTTTCTTTGCAAGATAAACATAGGGTCAAGTACTTTAAAATGCACCAAAACGACAATAAAAACAGTATAttcattcaagcaataaagaggCAAAATGCTATGTTTGTTGGTGAAAAAAAtcattcatattctataatctttaagccGGTCAAAGTAATGGttaaataataaagagacaattgaagaatcactaattaaagagacaattgaagaaCCATTAATTAAACAGGCAATTGAAAAATCATTGGCAACTCAAACGATAAAATTGAGAGtcattgattttctttctataaaatctTTTTTTAGGGTAttctttctataaaatctcatcaaaataccAATTCATATTGTCTTATTTGATACCAAGTTGTCCAAACCAACATTACCCGTCGTTACAAAAGTCAGTTTTTTTGTTCTCTCTGTAATTTAGAGTATTTTATTGGAATTTTGtgtctcctttttccttttctttctgtTCATGTATTTATATTTAATAGTCATAATTGGAGGTGCCaattcaattaattaacttaataatttaattaatgatgttattgTAGGTATGTATATGTTAATGCGATCCTAAAATGGATGTGCTTTGAATTTCGCGTAATTATTTTGCATACCCAATAAGAAATATTTTTACGAGACTAGCATAATTATCCATATTGTACGAGTTTTAGGATTTTGACGGGAgtatttatttaaattatatatctATATGCGTACTTACTATAAGTGAAGTAATAAGAAGGTTATATTTTTGTAGAGAAAGAAAGGATAATGAATGAAAAGTAATCACGCTATATATTTCGAAGTTATGAAGTTTTTAACTGCATATGTAGTAGAAAATAAATTTCAATGCAATTTGTTTATATATGGAAGGGTGACTTCTTTTCATGTTTTGTTTTATTAGTAGAAACGTGTACTCatatttttaaatcctttgaaaacaagggACGACAATGGAGCGCAAATTCATGTTCCAATACTTATATGGCGTCAAGATTGTCCATAAGACCAGAAGTACCCGAAAATTCAATTTGACGGATTGTGTCCTCGCTTCAAAACAACCAAGCTATTCACATTTTGGTTTGCGTATCATCCAGAATCAAAAATTTGGAGTGTATTAAACTTTTCTTTTAAAATACCGCTCCCTCGGTCgtgttcatttatttaccttttttttttataattttttgtgagtggtttttaattaaaattaaacaaatgattgagagagggggactactccatataagttattTACAAATTAAACACTTAAACACAGTCAATTATTAatgatcccgtgattttcacgggctccaaaactagttcTATGTCAAATTGCTTTTAAACAAAATGAACAAACACAAATTCTTAACGCCCCATGTCAACAAAATCAAAACTAAAAAACTAGAAACTTCCAATGATTTCCTTACACATTTAGTCATAGCAGTTGATCTCCATTGACCTTACAAAAAAAAATCCTCTGTTTTCCTCTGAATTCTATAAATTCACAATCAAAACTCTTCAATTATCACAAATAATCAATAATTCTTGAATTTAAGTAATTATTTCAAACTTTGCTTAAACATAAAGTTAGATGGATAAGTTTACACTAATAGTAACACTAACTTGCTTAGCATACTTGCTAATTAGTCCAGTAAAGTGTCAGCAGACTGTAAACACACCATGCACAGCATCAATGATAGCTACATTTACACCAT contains the following coding sequences:
- the LOC141652083 gene encoding non-specific lipid transfer protein GPI-anchored 26-like, whose protein sequence is MSSKVSQLCLIFLILVISLKCNEVRAQSSTTGCTSVLVSMSSCLTYITGSSSTPAASCCSTLANVVKSQPQCLCAALSSGAASSLGVSINQTRALELPASCNVQTPPVSKCNGPTSTSGAAAAPADSPAGVPGETSDGPSAEFPSGSGSKTVPGTAGSASDGSTVKSSLGVLAFIVSCSSILAIF